A genome region from Trichoderma asperellum chromosome 7, complete sequence includes the following:
- a CDS encoding uncharacterized protein (EggNog:ENOG41) has translation MAHMAVEVIDYQRLLERDDNEIKRLTSICSNAGLFFLDLRGPESKALLADLQPIIDAQRNFFGQKPEMKLPYASPLDGRGYDSFDEIFVQRLKLSREEQIQGSLALPKDLQTVETKVNNVSSRIDAILRDISMLLCQNMDPPISTKVVDDPSSTGLSNLCLGISAAKAGTPVMGEHLDEDLLTITFYDEPFLEVLDRQAQTWKLVEVLEHLPIVNVGDRFQNFSNGRLHAPLHRVKQTPNQIDLIMYDLDASIQQVC, from the exons ATGGCACACATGGCAGTAGAAGTCATCGACTATCAGCGCTTGCTGGAACGAGACGACAATGAAATTAAGAGGCTGACCAGCATCTGTTCCAATGCCGGGCTGTTCTTTTTGGACTTGAGGGGACCAGAAAGCAAAGCCCTGCTGGCAGACTTGCAGCCCATCATTGACGCTCAGCGCAACTTCTTTGGGCAGAAGCCTGAGATGAAACTGCCGTACGCGAGCCCTCTCGATGGTCGAGG ATACGACAGTTTTGACGAGATTTTCGTGCAGAGACTCAAG TTATCGCGAGAGGAGCAGATTCAAGGCAGCCTTGCCCTGCCCAAAGACCTGCAAACGGTTGAGACCAAAGTCAACAACGTGTCCTCCAGAATCGATGCTATTCTTCGCGACATCTCCATGCTGCTCTGTCAGAATATGGACCCTCCCATTTCGACCAAGGTCGTGGACGATCCAAGCAGCACTGGTCTGAGTAACTTGTGCCTGGGTATATCGGCTGCAAAAGCTGGAACGCCGGTGATGGGTGAGCATTTGGATGAGGACCTCTTGACGATTACGTTCTACGATGAGCCTTTCCTGGAGGTTCTGGATAGACAAGCTCAGACGTGGAAACTCGTTGAAGTGCTGGAACACTTACCCATCGTAAATGTTGGTGATAGGTTTCAGAACTTTTCTAATGGTCGGCTGCATGCGCCGCTGCATCGAGTCAAACAGACACCAAACCAGATAGATCTCATCATGTATGATTTGGATGCAAGTATACAGCAGGTGTGTTAA
- a CDS encoding uncharacterized protein (EggNog:ENOG41~SECRETED:SignalP(1-15)), which produces MSFIKIIALFSLCAALLLVQRWRTWFGGQANRVTPLDANQRSRLEAKLAERVALYKEMYYKVQNLEEFPEILPAAKEMLLQLLEHGFSMARYKPPTRSILDLKEYDPAALDKFLEAERQEVSDAFESYVRRRSAGSPRELFNTKEDAIQWLKRLAPLNFIDGAWLCRVHKITTPFVLRDITKNAWQVFSEELGDGDVEKNHVLIYRDLLRKHGVDLPASDSIDFIQDRHGLNDEQVWRNSIGQLLISLFPNEFLPEILGLNLHFEALAPTGLKATKEFPEVGISAYYFALHISIDNADSGHSGMALANIVAFMDLMRKTGMMGCDQAWKRIQAGYLLSQSLDESETPDVYEERLIQILHRKANLARKIHCTSRARIGGKSLSEWFSTPFSANEKGDEWKYGFLHALADSKPWVYRGNSSKSLLMKELSWTGRMFGAFTDSEVELLRTWIDSLQEKDACPGDSYWKTVGGHSLLENSFLPPRQDVAVTHPVFSPPQAYPPSDSHDFVPLSALQVSQIRLDAILPLWFVHPCILENMVASPYQTATPLTAKILQIIRADMGYSPENTGIAGMDEQLCRGYRPDLIALGCEMARRHNLPEPTCLGDIIGPLNEDSPAVTKFAHSLLNWSMRPQKNGAFLLGLARAFLDMEVLVAADESLLAKGDRSYLCEVIERKRVGFEACLAELSSDPVKSCDFVGGYEYGRAEIEKILA; this is translated from the coding sequence ATGTCTTTCATCAAGATTATCGCCCTTTTCTCACTTTGTGCTGCCTTATTGTTGGTCCAGAGGTGGCGTACCTGGTTTGGAGGCCAGGCCAACCGCGTCACCCCCTTGGATGCAAATCAGAGATCGAGACTCGAGGCCAAATTGGCAGAACGAGTCGCGCTATACAAAGAGATGTACTACAAAGTACAAAACCTCGAAGAGTTCCCAGAGATTCTACCAGCCGCAAAGGAGATGCTTCTGCAACTTTTGGAACACGGGTTTTCAATGGCGAGGTACAAGCCGCCGACCCGCAGTATTCTAGACTTGAAGGAGTACGACCCGGCAGCGCTGGACAAGTTTCTCGAGGCCGAACGTCAAGAGGTCTCGGATGCATTCGAGTCGTATGTCAGGCGAAGATCAGCTGGATCCCCTCGAGAGCTGTTCAATACCAAAGAGGACGCAATCCAATGGCTCAAGCGCCTTGCCCCCTTGAATTTTATCGATGGAGCTTGGCTATGCCGTGTTCACAAAATCACGACACCATTTGTGCTCAGAGACATCACCAAGAATGCATGGCAGGTGTTTTCAGAGGAACTAGGCGATGGAGATGTTGAGAAAAACCATGTCTTGATTTATAGAGATTTGCTGAGAAAGCATGGCGTTGATCTCCCAGCAAGCGACTCGATCGATTTCATCCAGGACCGCCATGGACTGAACGATGAGCAAGTGTGGAGGAATTCAATTGGGCAATTGCTCATTTCCCTCTTCCCCAACGAGTTTCTGCCCGAGATCCTGGGTCTAAACTTACATTTCGAGGCATTGGCCCCTACAGGGTTGAAAGCAACCAAAGAGTTCCCAGAAGTTGGCATTTCGGCGTATTACTTTGCCCTGCATATATCGATCGACAATGCTGACTCGGGCCACTCGGGTATGGCACTGGCCAACATTGTCGCTTTCATGGATCTCATGCGCAAGACTGGCATGATGGGCTGCGACCAGGCGTGGAAGCGTATCCAGGCCGGATATTTGCTTTCGCAAAGCCTTGACGAGAGTGAGACGCCGGATGTGTATGAAGAGAGATTGATCCAGATACTCCATCGCAAGGCCAATCTTGCACGCAAGATCCACTGCACCAGTCGAGCCCGCATCGGTGGGAAAAGCTTATCAGAATGGTTCTCGACGCCCTTTTCTGCCAACGAGAAAGGGGACGAGTGGAAATACGGGTTTCTACACGCCTTGGCTGACTCAAAACCGTGGGTGTACAGAGGCAATAGCAGCAAGAGCCTGCTTATGAAAGAACTCTCCTGGACTGGTCGGATGTTTGGCGCGTTCACCGATAGCGAGGTCGAACTTTTGCGCACCTGGATCGATTCTCTCCAGGAAAAGGATGCTTGTCCAGGAGACTCTTACTGGAAAACGGTTGGAGGGCACTCACTTTTGGAAAACTCATTTCTCCCTCCGCGGCAGGATGTGGCTGTTACCCATCCAGTCTTTTCCCCCCCGCAAGCATACCCTCCCAGCGACTCACACGACTTTGTTCCGTTGTCCGCCTTGCAGGTCTCTCAGATTAGACTTGATGCCATCCTTCCGCTATGGTTCGTGCATCCTTGCATATTGGAGAACATGGTAGCATCACCGTATCAGACGGCCACACCGTTGACGGCTAAGATCCTCCAAATTATTCGTGCCGACATGGGTTACAGCCCAGAGAATACGGGCATTGCTGGTATGGATGAGCAGTTGTGCCGTGGATATCGCCCAGATCTCATCGCCCTTGGATGCGAAATGGCTCGTCGACACAACTTGCCTGAGCCAACGTGTCTAGGCGACATTATTGGGCCTTTGAATGAGGACTCGCCCGCTGTCACGAAGTTTGCACACTCTTTGCTCAACTGGTCCATGCGGCCGCAGAAGAACGGGGCATTCCTGCTAGGTCTGGCTCGCGCTTTTCTCGACATGGAGGTGTTGGTGGCTGCGGACGAATCGCTGCTGGCTAAAGGGGACAGAAGTTACCTGTGCGAAGTCATTGAGCGAAAGAGGGTAGGATTTGAGGCTTGTTTGGCAGAGCTCAGCTCAGATCCCGTCAAGTCGTGTGATTTTGTAGGCGGTTACGAGTATGGACGGGCGGAGATTGAAAAGATATTGGCATGA